Proteins encoded in a region of the Prinia subflava isolate CZ2003 ecotype Zambia chromosome 24, Cam_Psub_1.2, whole genome shotgun sequence genome:
- the TMEM200B gene encoding transmembrane protein 200B, translated as MEQFGWEGSLKTIQFHPSPRRGQGHFYRSVPRRGRALPGPGVAAGRGDPGAGRGKDPSPAPFIARRRRPRSEPGRSRPPPISHRGRNFPPPGERPRSPPRGRLGGPCPVPPLRPPRSAPRGSGRARARAEPAAPPPAPRRPGGGERGAAVPPPRRPPPLHGPGRGGGAQRPQPPGHRPRPRREAHGSAAAGIAADPETMTAESTGSNVPMRDQEQGGPKVVVPPVPARRRGRRLRRQPPAEPLLKGQLRMRSPAGAFVMVGISVVLVGMTIAVVGYWPHRGHGGTGASAANTSVAGDVRREVAAGRHVPHSEKLKLIGPVIMGIGLFIFICANTMLYENRDMETRQLMQKGLYSLAVGPPSGARPEDGHQQRGDSQPFPKASAECVEGCYQVDLSRQPCPSPGSKWSDCYSPSRVQTMAEFLQHPAASPAASLHSLRSTEVNLSLPCHAGAESLLSSAVGALALPIIKLNNCLLDGAARGAGGKAERGPAEHPPKTPQLRRALLSTADSAAPCGRDGCVGDGHVVISMGESCASAEPLVELSPNVHLHTPGHSKSLDLGRPGVLLVAPIKDRKNRSWPRLDHASLVGYAKLGSTGESLDRLLEPSEPPGRGEPRPSSWVVGMEQGTRV; from the exons atggaaCAGTTTGGCTGGGAAGGGTCCTTAAAAACCATCCAGTTTCATCCCTCCCCGCggcgtgggcagggacacttctaCCGCAGCGTCCCCCGGCGCGGCAGGGCCCTCCCGGGGCCTGGGGTCGCCGCTGGCCGGGGGGAcccgggagcggggcgggggaaggatcccagcccagctcctttcatcgcccgccgccgccggccccgctcggAGCCGGGGAGATCCCGACCACCACCGATCTCGCACCGCGGTCGCAACTTTCCCCCGCCCGGGGAGCGGCCGCGGAGCCCGCCCCGGGGGCGGCTCGGGGGTCCTTGTCCCGTCCCCCCCCTTcgcccgccgcgctccgccccCCGCGGGTcggggcgggcccgggcccgggcgGAACCCGCCGCCCCTCCGCCCGCGCCCAGACGTCCCGGCGGCGGCGAGCGGGGAGCCGCggtcccgccgccccgccggcccccgccgcTCCATGGCCCCGGCCGCGGCGGCGGAGCGCagcgcccgcagcccccgggacaccggccccggccccggcgggagGCGCACGGCTCGGCGGCCGCCG GAATCGCGGCTGACCCGGAGACGATGACTGCAGAGAGCACCGGATCCAATGTGCCCATGCGGGACCAGGAGCAGGGGGGGCCCAAGGTAGTGGTGCCCCCCGTGCCGGCGCGGCGCCGCGGACGCCGCCTGCGGCGCCAGCCCCCGGCAGAGCCCCTGCTGAAAGGGCAGCTCCGCATGCGCTCACCGGCCGGAGCTTTCGTCATGGTGGGCATCTCGGTGGTCCTGGTGGGCATGACCATTGCCGTGGTGGGCTACTGGCCTCACCGGGGCCATGGGGGCACCGGGGCCAGCGCGGCGAACACCAGCGTGGCGGGAGATGTGAGGAGGGAGGTGGCGGCCGGGCGCCACGTGCCCCACAGCGAGAAGCTGAAGCTGATCGGCCCTGTCATCATGGGCATCGGGCTCTTCATCTTCATCTGTGCCAACACAATGCTGTACGAGAACAGGGACATGGAGACCCGGCAACTGATGCAGAAGGGGCTCTACAGCCTGGCAGTGGGGCCTCCCAGCGGGGCCCGCCCTGAGGACGGGCACCAGCAGcgtggggacagccagccctTCCCCAAGGCCAGTGCTGAGTGCGTGGAAGGCTGTTACCAGGTGGACCTGTCTCGTCAGCCCTGCCCTAGCCCTGGCAGCAAGTGGTCTGATTGCTACAGCCCCAGCCGGGTGCAGACCATGGCCGAGTTCCTGCAGCACCCGGCAGCTTCCCCTGCGGCCTCTCTCCACAGCCTCCGCTCCACTGAGGTCAACCTGAGCCTCCCGTGCCATGCTGGAGCTGAGTCCCTGCTGTCCTCGGCCGTGGGTGCCTTGGCACTGCCCATCATCAAGCTCAACAATTGCTTGCTGGATGGGGCAGCACGGGGGGCTGGCGGGAAGGCAGAGAGGGGCCCTGCTGAGCATCCCCCCAAAACACCTCAGCTCCGCCGGGCTCTGCTTTCCACCGCCGACAGCGCCGCGCCCTGCGGCCGGGACGGTTGTGTTGGCGATGGCCACGTTGTCATCAGCATGGGCgagagctgtgccagtgcagaGCCACTGGTGGAGCTCAGCCCCAATGTGCACCTCCACACCCCGGGACACTCCAAATCCCTGGACCTTGGCCGGCCcggggtgctgctggtggcccCCATCAAGGACCGTAAGAACCGGAGCTGGCCCCGGCTGGACCACGCCAGCCTGGTGGGCTACGCCAAactggggagcactggggagTCCTTGGacaggctgctggagcccagcgAGCCCCCAGGCCGGGGAGAGCCCCGACCCAGCTCCTGGGtggtggggatggagcagggcacACGGGTCTGA